A genomic window from Pseudonocardia broussonetiae includes:
- a CDS encoding ABC transporter substrate-binding protein: MSRLRTTLVVAVTAALALAGCSRAERTPDAAAPAAGGTAAELRLGYFPNVTHAAAIIGDQEGLFTAELGDTTLTTQNFNAGGDAVNALFGGSIDATYIGSGPAINAFAQSDGEAVRLVAGATDGGAQLVVRPDITSPEQLRGTTIATPQLGNTQDIALKVWLKDQGLTVGEAPDQVQIANLENPRTLDAFRQGSVQAAWLPEPWSSRLVLDAGASVLLDERELWDGGHFPTTVLLVSTDFVTQYPDTVRALLRGHIAATELANADPARAATIVNDGIEELTGNRLADPVIARAFTELTLSTDPLASTFPQLAQDSVDAGIADELVDLAGFVDVGPLNAELEATGQPAVDAAGLDTP, from the coding sequence ATGTCCCGCCTCCGGACCACCCTGGTCGTCGCCGTCACCGCGGCGCTGGCCCTCGCCGGCTGCTCCCGCGCCGAACGCACCCCCGACGCCGCCGCCCCCGCGGCCGGCGGCACCGCCGCCGAGCTGCGGCTGGGCTACTTCCCCAACGTCACCCACGCCGCCGCCATCATCGGCGACCAGGAGGGCCTGTTCACCGCCGAGCTCGGTGACACCACGCTCACCACCCAGAACTTCAACGCGGGCGGCGACGCCGTCAACGCGCTGTTCGGCGGCTCGATCGACGCCACCTACATCGGCTCCGGCCCGGCGATCAACGCGTTCGCGCAGTCCGACGGCGAGGCCGTGCGGCTCGTCGCGGGCGCCACGGACGGCGGCGCGCAGCTCGTCGTCCGCCCCGACATCACCTCGCCCGAGCAGCTGCGCGGCACCACCATCGCCACCCCGCAGCTGGGCAACACGCAGGACATCGCGCTCAAGGTCTGGCTGAAGGACCAGGGCCTGACCGTGGGCGAGGCGCCCGACCAGGTGCAGATCGCCAACCTGGAGAACCCCCGCACGCTCGACGCCTTCCGCCAGGGCAGCGTGCAGGCCGCGTGGCTGCCGGAGCCGTGGAGCTCCCGCCTGGTCCTCGACGCCGGCGCCAGCGTGCTGCTCGACGAGCGCGAGCTGTGGGACGGCGGGCACTTCCCGACCACGGTGCTGCTCGTGTCGACCGACTTCGTCACGCAGTACCCGGACACCGTGCGCGCGCTGCTGCGCGGGCACATCGCCGCCACCGAGCTCGCGAACGCCGACCCGGCGCGCGCCGCCACGATCGTCAACGACGGCATCGAGGAGCTGACCGGCAACCGGCTCGCCGACCCCGTCATCGCCCGCGCCTTCACCGAGCTGACCCTCTCCACCGACCCGCTGGCCTCCACCTTCCCGCAGCTCGCCCAGGACAGCGTCGACGCCGGCATCGCCGACGAGCTCGTCGACCTGGCCGGGTTCGTCGACGTGGGCCCGCTCAACGCCGAACTCGAGGCGACCGGGCAGCCGGCCGTCGACGCCGCCGGACTCGACACTCCCTGA
- a CDS encoding sulfate adenylyltransferase subunit 1: protein MKDLLRFATAGSVDDGKSTLVGRLLYDTKSVLADQIEAVQRASVDKGLSTPDLSLLVDGLRAEREQGITIDVAYRYFSTPTREFVLADTPGHVQYTRNTVTGASTAELAVLLVDARYGVVEQTRRHAAVLALLQVPRLVLAINKIDLIGYDQAALEAIGKDFAGLARSLGFADDAVVTIPVSALVGDNVVDRSGHTPWYTGPTLLGHLESVPVTPPEADSPFRMPVQYVIREHASDYRGYAGQVASGTVRPGDAVVVLPGGATTTVAGVDTADGPLDAAGAGRSVTVRLADDIDLSRGDVLAAAGAAPRVTNELDATLCWLSDKPLRPGARLLLKHGTRTTQVIVGALGQRLDTDTVSYVDAPEQLAINDIARVSLRTADALPVDDYADIRATGGFLLIDPPTGNTLAAGLVGDPLRLQA, encoded by the coding sequence ATGAAGGATCTGCTTCGATTCGCCACGGCGGGCTCCGTCGACGACGGGAAGTCCACGCTGGTCGGCCGGCTGCTCTACGACACCAAGTCGGTGCTGGCCGACCAGATCGAGGCCGTGCAGCGGGCGTCGGTCGACAAGGGCCTCTCCACGCCCGACCTGTCGCTGCTCGTCGACGGCCTGCGCGCCGAGCGCGAGCAGGGCATCACCATCGACGTCGCGTACCGCTACTTCTCCACGCCGACGCGCGAGTTCGTCCTCGCCGACACCCCCGGCCACGTGCAGTACACCCGCAACACCGTCACCGGCGCCTCCACCGCGGAGCTCGCGGTCCTGCTGGTCGACGCCCGGTACGGCGTGGTGGAGCAGACCCGCCGGCACGCGGCCGTGCTCGCGCTGCTGCAGGTCCCGCGGCTGGTGCTGGCCATCAACAAGATCGACCTGATCGGCTACGACCAGGCCGCGCTGGAGGCGATCGGCAAGGACTTCGCCGGGCTCGCCCGCTCCCTGGGCTTCGCCGACGACGCCGTCGTCACGATCCCGGTGTCGGCGCTCGTCGGCGACAACGTCGTCGACCGCTCCGGGCACACCCCCTGGTACACCGGCCCGACGCTGCTCGGGCACCTGGAGTCCGTGCCGGTCACCCCGCCCGAGGCGGACTCGCCGTTCCGGATGCCGGTGCAGTACGTGATCCGCGAGCACGCGAGCGACTACCGCGGCTACGCGGGCCAGGTCGCGTCCGGCACCGTCCGCCCCGGCGACGCGGTGGTCGTGCTGCCCGGCGGCGCCACCACGACGGTCGCGGGCGTCGACACCGCCGACGGCCCGCTCGACGCCGCCGGCGCGGGCCGCAGCGTCACCGTCCGGCTGGCCGACGACATCGACCTCTCCCGGGGCGACGTCCTGGCCGCCGCCGGCGCCGCCCCGCGCGTCACCAACGAGCTGGACGCCACGCTCTGCTGGCTCTCGGACAAGCCCCTGCGACCGGGCGCGCGGCTGCTGCTCAAGCACGGCACCCGCACCACGCAGGTGATCGTCGGCGCGCTGGGCCAGCGGCTCGACACCGACACCGTGTCCTACGTCGACGCGCCGGAGCAGCTGGCGATCAACGACATCGCGCGGGTCTCCCTGCGCACCGCCGACGCCCTGCCCGTCGACGACTACGCCGACATCCGCGCCACCGGCGGCTTCCTGCTCATCGACCCGCCCACCGGCAACACCCTCGCCGCGGGCCTCGTGGGCGACCCGCTGCGCCTGCAGGCCTGA
- the cysD gene encoding sulfate adenylyltransferase subunit CysD, which produces MTVPVMDALDALESEAIHIFREVAGEFDRPVILFSGGKDSTLLVHLAVKAFAPAPVPFPLLHVDTGHNYAEVIAFRDAIVERLGLRLEVAHVQDWIDDGRLTERPDGTRNPLQTVPLLDSIVEKKYDAVFGGGRRDEERARAKERIMSLRDGFGRWDPRSQRPELWNLYNGRHAPGEHVRVFPISNWTELDVWRYIQRERIELPSIYYSHRREVFRRDGMWLAEGPWGGPRGGEALEERTVRYRTVGDGSCTGAVESTATTLDEIIAEVTASRLTERGATRADDRLSEAAMEDRKREGYF; this is translated from the coding sequence ATGACGGTTCCCGTGATGGACGCCCTCGACGCGCTGGAGTCGGAGGCCATCCACATCTTCCGCGAGGTCGCGGGCGAGTTCGACCGCCCCGTGATCCTGTTCTCCGGCGGCAAGGACTCCACGCTGCTGGTGCACCTGGCCGTCAAGGCCTTTGCGCCCGCGCCCGTGCCGTTCCCGCTGCTGCACGTCGACACCGGGCACAACTACGCCGAGGTCATCGCGTTCCGCGACGCGATCGTCGAGCGGCTGGGCCTGCGGCTGGAGGTGGCGCACGTCCAGGACTGGATCGACGACGGGCGCCTCACCGAGCGCCCCGACGGCACCCGCAACCCGCTCCAGACCGTGCCGCTGCTCGACTCCATCGTCGAGAAGAAGTACGACGCGGTGTTCGGCGGCGGGCGCCGCGACGAGGAGCGCGCCCGCGCCAAGGAGCGGATCATGTCCCTGCGCGACGGCTTCGGCCGCTGGGACCCCCGCAGCCAGCGCCCCGAGCTGTGGAACCTCTACAACGGCCGGCACGCCCCCGGCGAGCACGTCCGCGTGTTCCCGATCAGCAACTGGACCGAGCTCGACGTCTGGCGCTACATCCAGCGCGAGCGCATCGAGCTCCCGTCGATCTACTACTCCCACCGGCGCGAGGTGTTCCGCCGCGACGGGATGTGGCTGGCCGAGGGCCCGTGGGGCGGCCCGCGCGGCGGCGAGGCGCTCGAGGAGCGCACCGTCCGCTACCGGACGGTGGGCGACGGCTCGTGCACCGGCGCCGTCGAGTCCACCGCCACCACGCTGGACGAGATCATCGCCGAGGTCACGGCCTCGCGGCTCACCGAGCGCGGGGCCACCCGCGCCGACGACCGGCTCTCCGAGGCCGCCATGGAAGACCGGAAGCGCGAGGGCTACTTCTGA
- a CDS encoding phosphoadenylyl-sulfate reductase, with the protein MSVATELDLRATAERGAAELGPDATAQQLLDWAARTFGGRLIVASNMQDAVLVDLAAKAAPGVEVLFLETGYHFAETIGTRDAVEHVYDVRIVNAQARRSVAQQDLEFGKDLFARDPGACCAMRKVEPLQDTLAGYDAWVTGVRRVEAPTRAGTPLIQFDEKFGLVKINPIAAWSDEDMDAYIAANGILVNPLVSEGYPSIGCAPCTAKPAPGADPRSGRWAGTAKIECGLHPA; encoded by the coding sequence ATGAGTGTCGCCACCGAGCTGGACCTGCGCGCCACCGCCGAGCGCGGTGCCGCCGAGCTGGGCCCGGACGCCACCGCGCAGCAGCTGCTCGACTGGGCCGCGCGGACGTTCGGCGGCCGGCTGATCGTCGCGTCGAACATGCAGGACGCCGTGCTCGTCGACCTCGCCGCGAAGGCCGCCCCCGGCGTCGAGGTCCTGTTCCTCGAGACCGGCTACCACTTCGCCGAGACCATCGGCACGCGCGACGCGGTCGAGCACGTCTACGACGTCCGGATCGTCAACGCGCAGGCGCGGCGGTCGGTGGCCCAGCAGGACCTCGAGTTCGGCAAGGACCTGTTCGCGCGCGACCCGGGGGCCTGCTGCGCGATGCGCAAGGTCGAGCCCCTGCAGGACACGCTCGCCGGCTACGACGCCTGGGTCACCGGCGTCCGCCGCGTCGAGGCGCCGACCCGCGCGGGCACGCCGCTGATCCAGTTCGACGAGAAGTTCGGGCTGGTGAAGATCAACCCGATCGCGGCCTGGAGCGACGAGGATATGGACGCCTACATCGCGGCGAACGGGATCCTGGTCAACCCGCTCGTCAGCGAGGGCTACCCGAGCATCGGCTGCGCCCCCTGCACCGCGAAGCCGGCGCCCGGCGCCGACCCCCGATCCGGCCGGTGGGCCGGTACCGCCAAGATCGAATGTGGGTTGCACCCGGCATGA
- a CDS encoding nitrite/sulfite reductase, with translation MPPTTPARVPAKRKRGEGQWKLGHREPLNPNERTKKDDDGLNVRARIENVYAKRGFDSIDPADLRGRMRWWGLYTQRKPGIDGGRTAALEPEELDDSYFMLRVRLDGGALTTEQLRALGEISQTYARDTADVTDRQNIQYHWIDVVDMPAIWKKLEGLGMVTTEACGDTPRVVLGSPVASVSADEVLDPQPAIDEIVERYVGNPEFSNLPRKFKTAISWQQDVAHEINDVSFIGSVHPEHGPGFDVWVGGGLSTNPKIAQRLGAWVPLDEVPDVWAGIIGVFRDYGYRRLRHRARIKFLVADWGVEEFRRVLEDEYLGRKMVDGPAPATPEHPIDHVGVHKQVDGRNYVGVAPASGRVSGTTLVALADAVEKAGSRRVRLTAQQKIVVLDVADGKVDALVARLNTLGLQADPSPWRRATMACTGIEFCKLAIVETKERAIRLVEELEKRLADVVPEHPISIHLNGCPNSCARTQVADIGLKGQIVTDAAGNQVEGFQVHLGGGLGLDSGFGRKLRGLKVTSAELGDYVDRVVRKFAEQRTDGERFAQWVLRADEDDLK, from the coding sequence TTGCCGCCCACCACACCTGCCCGCGTCCCCGCCAAGCGCAAGCGCGGCGAGGGCCAGTGGAAGCTCGGCCACCGCGAGCCGCTCAACCCGAACGAGCGCACCAAGAAGGACGACGACGGGCTCAACGTCCGCGCGCGGATCGAGAACGTCTACGCCAAGCGCGGCTTCGACTCGATCGACCCGGCCGACCTGCGCGGCCGGATGCGCTGGTGGGGGCTCTACACGCAGCGCAAGCCCGGGATCGACGGCGGCCGCACGGCGGCGCTGGAGCCCGAGGAGCTCGACGACTCCTACTTCATGCTCCGCGTCCGGCTCGACGGCGGCGCGCTGACCACCGAGCAGCTGCGCGCCCTCGGCGAGATCAGCCAGACCTACGCCCGCGACACCGCCGACGTCACCGACCGGCAGAACATCCAGTACCACTGGATCGACGTCGTCGACATGCCCGCGATCTGGAAGAAGCTCGAGGGCCTGGGCATGGTCACCACCGAGGCCTGCGGCGACACCCCGCGCGTCGTGCTGGGCTCCCCGGTCGCGAGCGTCAGCGCCGACGAGGTGCTCGACCCGCAGCCTGCCATCGACGAGATCGTCGAGCGCTACGTCGGCAACCCGGAGTTCTCGAACCTCCCCCGCAAGTTCAAGACGGCGATCTCGTGGCAGCAGGACGTCGCCCACGAGATCAACGACGTGTCGTTCATCGGCTCGGTGCACCCCGAGCACGGCCCCGGCTTCGACGTGTGGGTCGGCGGCGGCCTGTCGACGAACCCGAAGATCGCGCAGCGCCTGGGCGCGTGGGTGCCGCTCGACGAGGTCCCCGACGTGTGGGCCGGGATCATCGGCGTCTTCCGCGACTACGGCTACCGCCGCCTGCGCCACCGCGCGCGCATCAAGTTCCTCGTGGCCGACTGGGGCGTCGAGGAGTTCCGCCGCGTGCTGGAGGACGAGTACCTGGGCCGGAAGATGGTCGACGGCCCGGCGCCCGCCACGCCCGAGCACCCGATCGACCACGTCGGCGTCCACAAGCAGGTCGACGGCCGCAACTACGTCGGCGTCGCCCCGGCCTCCGGACGCGTCTCGGGCACCACGCTCGTCGCGCTCGCCGACGCCGTCGAGAAGGCGGGCTCGCGCCGCGTGCGGCTCACCGCGCAGCAGAAGATCGTCGTGCTCGACGTCGCCGACGGCAAGGTCGACGCCCTGGTCGCCCGGCTCAACACGCTGGGCCTGCAGGCCGACCCGTCGCCGTGGCGCCGCGCCACGATGGCGTGCACGGGCATCGAGTTCTGCAAGCTCGCGATCGTCGAGACCAAGGAGCGGGCGATCCGGCTGGTCGAGGAGCTGGAGAAGCGCCTGGCCGACGTCGTGCCGGAGCACCCGATCTCCATCCACCTCAACGGCTGCCCCAACTCCTGCGCCCGCACGCAGGTCGCCGACATCGGGCTCAAGGGCCAGATCGTCACCGACGCCGCGGGCAACCAGGTCGAGGGCTTCCAGGTGCACCTGGGCGGCGGGCTCGGGCTGGACTCGGGCTTCGGGCGCAAGCTGCGCGGCCTGAAGGTCACCAGCGCGGAGCTCGGCGACTACGTCGACCGGGTGGTCCGCAAGTTCGCGGAACAACGCACCGACGGCGAGCGCTTCGCCCAGTGGGTGCTGCGGGCCGACGAGGACGACCTGAAGTGA